The Alkalibacter rhizosphaerae genomic sequence GGCAGACGGGATTTGACCCAGGACATTCTGGAAGGATGCCGGATGGGGGCGAAAGTGTTGGAGAAAGCCAATGTGAAAGCCTATGTATATCTGGACGGCAGTCCTTCATGCGGTGTGTATCGTACCAGCTTGAAAAACAAACGGTTGGGAAAACCACCTGGAGTTTTTGGATCCTATCTCTATGATCACGGATATTTTTTGATCCCTGTCTTGGATTTGCAAAGTCCCTTGCGGTGGTGGGATTGGAAACGGAGACTTTTGGCGTATCTTTGGTTGGAGCAGGCATCCATCACAAATAAAAAGGACATTTATGATGTCTGGTACCGGTACAAATTCATCTGTCAGGAACTGGACGAACCCTGGGCTAGGGAAAAGGGCCACGAATTGGCCAATCTGAAAAAAGATCCGGACGAAGAGTACATTCATTTCTTCAAAAAAGAGATTTTGGATCTGTTGCGCAGACCATCCAAATCCAACAAAATCATCAACAGCTTGTGGAAAAACTACAGCTTTTACAGAAGGAAAACGGGAGAGACCATTGAAGGCATCCTGGAACCGGATACCAAACGCAACATCACCACGGTGGCTAAGGAGTTGTCCATGATGGAAAGAGCCGCTTTTGACAAGGGCGTATTTTTTGGCACCTCCCCTGTGGTGTATCGTGGGAATCGATAGGAAAGGAGTAGTGAAATCATGAAAAAGATCGTATTTTTTGCATTCAAAGGAGAAGAAATGTGTTTTGTTCATCTGTTGCTTAATGCATTGGATCTGGATGAGAAGGGTCACAAGGCCAAGATCGTCATGGAAGGGGAGGCCGTCACCTTGTTGAAAGGCCTGGAGGAAAAAAAGAACCCCTTGTACATAAAAGCAAAGGACAAGGGATTGATCGACTGCATCTGCAAAGCATGTTCCGCCAGCATGGGTGTGCTGGAGTTCAACCAGACCCTGGGGATTCCCATGGGAGAGGACATGAAGGGGCATCCCAGCATGGAACAGTACCTGTCGCAAGGCTTTGATGTGATCACTCTTTAAGAGTGGGGGATGGAAAAATGATCGGATCGATGAATAGACGGTAAAACCGTCTATTTTTCATCGTTCATTTCCGGTGGATGACTTTTCAGCGGTTCCCATGTACAATAAAGGATAGAACATGATCGCTATAAGGAGATGTGGACATGACGGGTAAAAAGAAAGTTGGAATATTGCTGCTGCTGACAGCAGTGTTGATGTTATATGGATGTGCCGATTCGTCGGAAAAACGGGATCCGCTGGAAGATGACCGAAGGACGGTTGCAGTGTCCATCCTTCCCCAGCAGACTTTTGTAGAAAAAGTGGCGGGAGATCGGGTGGATGTGGTGACCATGGTCCCGCCGGGAAACAATCCGGAAAACTATCAGGTAAAGCCACAAGACATGGTGGCACTGAGCAACGCCTCCGTTTACTTTGCCATGGGTGTAGAGGCGGAGAAGGCAGGTCTGCTGGACCGAGTTGCTGATTTGAATCCGGAGATGATCATTGTCCGTCAAGATGAGATCGTGGACCAGGCTTATCCCCATATCGATTATGATTTTCATGATATCCCGGGGGTCCGTGAGGAAGGCTCCGACTTGGAGCTTGACCATGAGGAGGAAGACGACCATACCCACGAAGGCAGAGACACCCATATTTGGCTGTCTCCGAAACGGGTCCAGGTGATGGTGGAAAACATCCGGGATCGATTGTCGGAGTTGGATCCGGAAAACAAAGAGTTTTATGAAACCAACGCAGAGTCCTACCTTCAGGAACTGAGGACCTTGGATGAAGAGATCCGAATGGCCATGGAAGAGCTGCCCTACAAGACGTTCTTGATCTATCACCCATCCATGGGATATTTTGCCCAGGATTACGGGCTGACCATGGTCCCCATCGAATCGGAGGGAAAAGATGCCACCGCATCCCGACTTCGGAGCATCATTGATTTTGCCAGAGAAGAAGATGTCAAAGTGGTTTTTTATCAGTTGGAGCATGACAAGAACCAGGCGGAGACCATCGCCCAGGAGCTGGGTGGAACTGTCATGGAGTTGGCGCCGTTGGACCCGGATTACCTGGAGAATATGCGGCGGATCAAGGATGTATTTGTTCAAGTACTGAAGTAGGAGCGTTTATGGATAATATATTGGAATTGAAGGATGTTTATGTACAATACAACGGGAACCACGTGTTGGAGGAGATTTCACTGACCTTGGAAGACGGAGAATTCCTCAGCATCATCGGTCCCAACGGAGGCGGAAAGACGACGCTGATCAAAGCGATTTTGGGATTGGTCAAACCCTGCGGAGGCCAGATCCGGCTGAGAGACGACCTGATCATCGGATATGTGCCCCAGCACACAAAATTCGATCGCCAGTTTCCCATTCATGTCTTTGACGTGGTTCTGACAGGTCGTCTTGGGAATCGGTTGCGTCTGTTCAAACGATATGGGGAAGAGGATCGCCAAAAGGTGACGGAGATCCTGAAAGCCATGGGTTTGTCCCATTTGGCAAAACGCCAGATCGGCATGCTTTCCGGAGGACAGCTCCAGAAGGTCCTGATTGCCAGGGCCTTGGTGGCCCAGCCGGATCTGTTGATCCTGGATGAACCGACCGCCAATTTGGACAGCGAAAATCGGAGAGATATTTACGACATTCTTCACCGATTCAATGAAAAAAAGGCCGTCATACTGGTGACCCATGACTTGGAGTATATTGAAGACAACAAGAGACAAGTAGTGTTGTTGAACCGAAAGATCATATACCGGGGAGATGCCAAAACTCGGGAGAAGACCCAAATCCACGACCACGGAGGTACACATCATGCTTGAGCTTCTTCAATATCAGTTTATGAAAAACGGACTTGCCAGTGCCATCCTGGCCAGCATATTATGCGGCATCATCGGGACCATCATCGTGGAGAAAAAATTGGTGAGCATGAGCGGTGGTATTGCCCATACGTCCTACGGCGGCATCGGATTGGGGTTTTTGCTGGGCATCGAACCGCTGATCAGCGGCATCGGATTTGCATTGGCGGCTGCTTTCGGCATTTCGGCCATACAGCGAAGGACCACTGCTGGAGCAGACACCCTCATCGGCATGTTTTGGGCCGTGGGCATGGGGCTGGGCGTGGTTTTTATCGCCATGACACCAGGATATCCTCCCGATATGACCACCTATCTGTTTGGCGATATCTTGACCGTATCGTCCGGGTTTGTAACATTGATGACGGCCTGGACCACCTTCACCCTGATGTTTACTGCAGCACTGTATCCTTATTTGAAAGCGTATCTTTTTGATGAGGAGTATTCCGAGATCTTAGGGGTGCAGACCAGGTTGTTGGAGTATCTTCTGTATGGAATGATTGCACTGAGTATCGTTTTTTTGATCAAAGTGGTAGGGATCGTCCTGGCCATCGCCATGCTGACAATACCACCGGCCACTGCTAAAATTTTTTCCTATGAACTGTTGCGGATTATGATATACTCAGTCTTGATAGGGAGCATCACCAGTATTGGCGGCATGTTGATCTCTTACGTCTACAACATTCCTTCCGGTGCGACGATCATTTTATTGTCCATTATGGTGTATGGCTTGGTATTTCCTGTGAAAAAATATTTTCAAAGACAAAGGGTGTGAGAAGGTGTTTAATGACCGCTTGGTACCGTTACCGCTGAAAGTAGCAAATACGCTGGGGTTGATTTTGGTATTGGCAGCCAATGCATTGGCAAATATTTTACCGATCAACGGGTTGAATACCGGGGAGGTTTCCGACTTTTATCCCAACCTGTTCACTCCGGCGGGAGTGACCTTTTCCATTTGGGGCATCATCTACTTTTTTTTGATTTTATTCGTCGTCTACAATTATAATGTGGTCGGAAAAAAATCCGACAAAAAAATTGTGGAAAGCATCGGATGGTACTTTTTTATTTCATGTATTTTAAATGTGGCATGGCTGTTGCTTTGGCACTACTTGTATATCGGCTATTCATTGATCGTCATGGTATTGTTGCTTCTGATATTGTTGCGGATCTATTTTACGGTCCATGGAAACATGTACTCTGATCCAAACAACAGAATTTTTGTGCGTATCCCTTTTTCCATCTATGCCGGATGGATCACCGTTGCAACCATTACCAATGTGACGGCATTTTTGGTCCATTTGCAATGGAGCGGCTGGGGCCTGCCACCCCAGATATGGACCTTGATCATGATGGCTGTTGCGACAGCGATCATGTCGTTGGTCGTCTACCGGTTTCACGATGCGGTTTATGGCTTGGTGTTGATATGGACCTTGGCGGGGATCGGTTGGAAACATTTAGAAGTATTTGCCATGGAGTATCCCTTTGTCGTATATGGGTCTGTGCTGTTCGGACTTCTGATGATCGGGACGATCATTGCGTCGGAGTGGACCCGTCGAAAACGAGAGCGCAGGCTGTTTTAAAAAATAAAAAATGGGGACGGAAAAATGGGGACGGTGACTTTTTTTGAAAAAAGTCACCGTCCCCATTTAAACATTCACAATTATCCCATGGTTGATGGTGCGGGAGCTTTCAATACAAAGATTTCCGTCAGGTCGCAGGTGTCGTTGAAAACGTTCATTTTCGTTTTGAAAGGGATGTTGACGATGCTTCCCGTTTCATACGTGTGGTTTTCCTGATCATCCAATTGGAGCGTGATGTTGCCTTTTGTCACCAGCATGTATACGTTGGAGTTGGAATAGTGTTCCGGCAATCCTTCGCCACGGGGTAAGATCATGTGGTTGATGTCGACATTTTCGTCGCTTACGATCTTTTCAATGGTCTTGGCATCGGTCTTGGCATAGTTGTACAGTTTTTCCAGCATGGTTCATTCCTCCTTCAAATTTTTTCTATTAATTAAACTTCTTTGATACTACCATCAACATCGATGGTCACGACTTGCCATGGGATCATGACATCTGCGTTCCTCATGGCGGTGGTAACGGCGTGGGTCATGCCTCCACAGCAGGGTACGGTCATTCGAAGTACGGTGATGCTTTTGATATTGTTTTGTTGCAGGATCTCCGTCAAGCGTTCTGAATAGTCTGCCGAGTCCAATTTTGGACAGCCAATGACGGTCACCTTGTTTTTCATAAAATCCTCATGGACGTTGGCGTAGGCAAATGCCGTACAGTCTGCCGCCACCAGCAGGTGGGATCCTTCCAGATAGGGCGCATTTGGCGGTACCAGTTGGATCTGGATGGGCCATTGCCGCAATTGGGATACGGGACGTTGGAATTGGGTCGTTTCCTGCAGGCTGCTGGCCTGGGATACTTCTTGCACGGCAGTTCCGGCACAACCGGATTGTTCTTCTCGCGGGGCGGGACCTTCAAATCCTTTGGCTTCCCGTTCTTCCAGGGTCATGGCGCCGGTGGGACATTTAGGCAGGCATTTCCCCAGTCCGTCGCAGTAGCTGTCCGAAACCAGACGGGCTTTTCCGTCGATCAACTGAAGAGCATCCTGGTGGCAGGCACTAATGCACAAACCGCATCCTACACATTTTTCTTCATCTATTTGAATGACTGTTCTTTTCATATAAAATCTCCTTTATAAATTATTATACTATGTTTTCTATGTTTAGTGTATTATAATAGGAGTAATAAATCTGTATCTGCAGATACAAAATTAAAAAAGGAGTATCCATGTTAAAACAATATTATCCCACTTTGGAAAACAATCCGTTGTTTGCTGACATCGACGATTACAGCATCGATCAGTTGCTGTCCTGTCTGCAACCAAAAGTTAGAAGGTACGAAAAAAATGAATTCATCGCCATTGCAGGGGATCCCTTTACGTCCATCGGCATAGTTCTGGAAGGACAGGTCAGCGTCATCAAGGAAAGCGCTACAGGCAACCGGATCATGATCTCCCAGTTGGAGCCGGGGGAAATGTACGGAGAGATGATCGCTTTTTCCAATCAGGAATTTTATCCGGTGACGGTGGAGGCCATCAAAGATACTACGGTCATGGAATTGGAGCGAAACGCCATCATCGGTCAATGTCCCAGGATGTGCTCCTGGCACAAGACATTGATCCAAAACATGCTCAAGATCGTATCGAATCGGGCGCTGATGCTCAATAAAAAAGTGGAATACCTTTCCATCAAAAGCATGAGGGGAAAACTGAGCGCCTTCTTTTTGGATGAGTACAAGCGATTCAACAAGGAAACCTTTCAGTTGAACATGAACCGCAATCAGCTGGCGGACTATTTGAATGTGTCCCGACCGTCCATGTCCCGGGAGATGGCAAAGTTGCGGGATGAAGGGGTCATCGATTTCAAAAAGAACAAGATCCGAATCGCCGATTTGGAAGCATTGAGTGAAATGGCGGAATAGAAAGGATGTTGACGATGAAAATCGATGAATTTATCGATGCTTGGGAAAAGATCCCTACCGATGAAAGTCTGGAAAACACCAGGATCTATTGGAACATGAGAGCTTCCGAATTCAACGAACAAAACAGGGACAACTGTGGGGAGATCCAGGACCTGCTGGATCAGCAAAATTACAAGGTAGAAGGAAAAAGCATGCTGGACATCGGATGTGGACCGGGGAAATGTGCGGTTCGGTTTTCCCGTGATTTCAAATACGTCACCGGGGTGGATATCTCGGATCAAATGATTGCCTATGCTAAAGAAAATGCCGAGGAAGAAAGTAGAAAAAATGTGGAATTTCACGCAATGGCGTGGGAAAAGGCGGACCTGGAAGCCTTGAACTGGGAGGATCGTTTTGATGTTGTGGTCGGATCCATGACACCGGCCATCAGCAATGTAAACGCATTAAAGAAAATGTGCAGGGCTTCAAAAGATCTTTGCATGCTCAGTTCCTTTGTTCACCGCAGGGACTTGAAAGTGGAACTGGAGGAACATTTGGGATTGTCCAAGCCGGGTCAAGAATATCGAAATAAAGTATACTTGGTGTTCAACATTTTGTGGCTTATGGGGTATCACCCCCAAGTGTGGTACACCGATGTGGGCATCCGGCGGGAATATACTTTAGAAAAAGCTCATAGACTCTACAGCCAACAGCTGGAACTGAACCAAACACAAAAGAAAAAGGCAAAAACATTTTTGGAAAGCAGGGCGGTAGACGATATTCTTCATCAGGAATACACGGCAAAAATCGGTTGGCTTGTATGGAGTGTAAAAAAATAGCCCGGTTTCCCGGGCTTTTCTTATCTCAATAGTTCATTTTGCAATTGCAGGTGTTGCTCATAGGTCTCTGAATAATACGTTTTGCTGTCGTTGTAGATATCGGACAGGAAATAGAAATAATTGTGGGATTCCGGATTCAAGGCAGCTTTTATGGAGGGTTCTCCCGGGCTGTTTCCCGGTCCGATGGGCAGTCCGTCCACCAAATAGGTATTATACGGTGAATTTACCGCCATGTCCTGGGAGTTGTAAATGGGCTTGTGGATCCCCAGGGCCATTTGCAGGGTCGCACAGCTTTGCAGCCGCATGTTGTTTTCCAAGCGGTTGTAGAAGACGCCGGCAACGATGGGGCGGTCCTCGTCGAAGATCGCTTCGTATTCCACGATGGAAGCCATGGTAAGGATCTCGTGAACGGTCCATTCCGAGGAATCGATCTGGTCCTTGTATTTGGTCAACACCTTGTCCATCTCCTGGAGGAGCCGATGGGCTGCCGCTTCAGGAGTGACGTTCTCGTTCTCAAAGTTATACGTGTTTGGAAAAAGGTAACCGTTCAACGCGAATTTTAGATCTGGATTCAAGACTTCCTCTGTAATGAACCAATAATTGTCGATGGCGCTTTGTATAAAATCTTCTCCGTCCCAAACGGCCAGGATCTCTTCTTGAGTGTGGCTGGTTTTTTCGGCGAGAATAGCTGCCATGTCGTCCAGGGTCTTTCCTTCCGGGAAGGTGACGGTGATGGTGTCGGGGAAGATGACATCACCGGAAAAAATGGTGCTGGCAATTGCCCGCATATCCATGCCCGGTTTGATCTGATAATGGCCGGCCTGGAGATTGGAAAAGTTCTGGATCCGCGCATACACTTTAAATGCCAGGGCATTTCGGATCAGTTCTTCTTCTTCCAGCATTTCCGCCATGCCGTTGATGGTGGTTCCCGGGGGAACTTCAAAAACCACCGGTTCCTTATGGACGCCAGTGTCACCGATTTGATTGTTGAACCACAGCATGGCAGTTGCGCCAGCTGCCACTACAAGTACAAGCAAGCCAAGGATGATTTTTTTCATATGTGTGGTCACCTCTCATTCTAGGACAAATTATACGATAACAGATTTGTTTTTACAATACCTGTAGGACGATCATGGCGAAGCTTTTTGGAATATCTTTTATTCAGCGCAAAAAAATAAATAAATATGGTATAATGTGGTTAAATTGAAATTTAAACAAGGAGCCTTTCATGAAAGAAATCGACCGTTACACCGCCTATAAAGCCTTTAGCGAGGCCATACGAAAGCACTATAAGCGTCTCCATGTTCTTTTGGAAGAGATCCACGTGTACCCGGGGCAACCACCCTTGCTGTTTTTATTGGATCGGGAAGGCGGACTCAGCCAAAAACTGTTGGCGGAAAAAATCAACATAAAGCCGTCGACACTGACCACCATGCTTAAATGCATGGAAGCAAACGGTTTGGTGGAGAAGGTGCAAGATCAGGAAGACAAACGGGTCCTCCGGGTATTTTTGACCACGGCTGGTCAAAAGACGGTTGCTGCTGCCAAAAAGATCATGAATAGACTCAGCGATGAAATGCTGGCGGATTTTGATGGGGAAGAAGTGGAATTGTTTTACAATATGATGGAAAAAGTGAAGGGGAACCTTCACATATAAAAAATAAAAAAGCGCCTGGGCGCTTTTTTAGGTTCAATAGTTAGTGCATCGAAGTTCAAAGTGAGCTTGTGGGTGGTCGCATACAGGACATTCATCCGGTGCATTGCTTCCCGTGTGGACATGACCGCAGTTTCTGCATACCCAGACTTGTTCCGTAGACTTGGCAAAAACCGTATTGGTTTTTACATTTTCCAATAATTTTAAATAACGTTCTTCGTGAAGGGCTTCCACTTTGGCAACACCTTCAAATTTATCGGCCAACTCATCGAAGCCTTCTGCTCTTGCCGTCTCGGCAAAGCCTTTGTACATGTCGGACCATTCATAGTTTTCCCCTTCAGCAGCTGCCTTCAGGTTGTCTGCCGTGTTGGAAATGCCGTTCAAGTACTTGAACCATAGTTTTGCATGTTCTTTCTCGTTGAGAGCCGTTTCTTCAAAAACTCCCTTGATCTGCTCATACCCTTCTTTTTTTGCCGCACTGGCAAAATAATCATACTTGTTTCGAGCCTGGGATTCACCTGCAAATGCAGTCCACAAGTTTTTTTCTGTTTGGGTTCCTTTTAGATCTTTCATCATGACCTCCTGTATTGTATTGTTTTTAATTTTGTGACTATTGCAAATAGAATTATACCACTACAGCACCATTTTTTCCAGTGCATTCTGGTCTTCCAGTGCTTTGAGTTCATCGTATCCGCCGATGAATTCATCCTCTATGAAGATGAAAGGTACGCTGCGCTGTCCGGTTTTTGCGGCAAGCTTTTCAAAGGCATCCGGATCCCCGTCGATCCCAATTTCCGTAAAAGCCAGATTCTTGTGTTTTAAAAGAGCTGTTGCCCGTTTGCAATAAGGACAATAACTCCATGTGTATAACTTGATTTTTTTCTTCATGGGATCACAACCTTCAAAAGTTTTCATAAGGTGGTATTTACCCCAAATTTATCTCGTAAAACTAAAAAGTAGGAGGAGAAGATCTTCCTTGAAAAGAAAAGTTCCATGGGATACTATGGTAGGGACGGAGGGATATTTATGAAGGATGATCGACAGGGGCGCATTCCCTATGAACATGCGAAGGCCTTGTATCAAAAACAGCAACCGGAAGAGATCCAACAGCGGATCAACATTCCCTTTAACGAAGAAGCCGGCGTTTTCACCTTTCGGCTGTTGGGGGAGGATCATGGACTTTCCTGGCCTGAGGGTGTATTGACCAACAGCAGGTCGGAGGTGGTGACTTCCTATGTCATCGGCATTTTGGTATTGCGATATTTTGCCCTGGGGTCCTTTGCCACACCTACTGGCCGCAAAGTGACCTACAAAGATATTCCCGATGGTTCCATCTATTACCCCAATTTCAAAAAAAGGACCATCGACCGCCTGGCCAAAACGTTTGACAGGGATCCAAATTTGTTGGATCAAGACGGAAAAGACCCCGGATTGGGAGATCGATCCCTGGAGGTGGAACTGATCGACCATGTTCCCGTCACGTATGTCTGCTGGGAAGGAGACGATGAGTTTGCCGCTTCTGCGAATATATTGTTCGATGAAAGCATCAAACATTATTTCAATGCGGAGGATCTTGCGGTCCTGCCGGACTTGGGGATCGTCTGGTTGGAGGAGAAGGGAAACCTCCCCTTGGATCTGGGCATGTACGGCGGCTGAATCTGCGGATTGACAAAAATCCTGCTCCGTGATATATTTTTTTCACGGAATCAACGAAGGGTTTCGTAGGGGAAAAGAAAAGGGAGACGGACTCACAAAGGGGCAATATTGTGCAACTTGGTGGGTCTTTGTTATATCCAAATGTGGTATAATGGAAAAAAATAAAGTTGGCGGTGTGATATGAAGATAGCGGTAATTGACGGCCAGGGTGGTGGAATCGGCCGTGTTGTCATCGAAAAACTACGGGCGGAATTTGAGCAGAAGGTCCACATCATAGGCTTGGGAACCAACGCATTGGCGACGGCAGCCATGCTCAAGGCGGGAGCCAATGAAGGCGGTACCGGGGAAAATGCCATCATGGTCAATGCAGCAAAAGCGGATGTGATCGTTGGGAGCATAGCCATTCTTGTACCGGATGCCTTGACAGGCGAATTGACGACCAACATGGCCTCCGCCATCGCAAGAAGCGATGCCAAAAAAGTATTCGTGCCTATGAACAAGTGCGACATTTATATTGCAGGCGTGGCCAATGAGCCGTTGCCACACTATATTGATTATTGCATCAAGATCATAAAAGATTTTTAGGAGGGATGAACATGTGTGAATCAAACGTTTACCTGGTTGACCAACAAGGGGAGAAGACCCTGGTCATGGAATCTGTGGACAAAGTCATTCCGAAGGAAGGCGATGTGTACCTGGAAAATATTTTTGGAGAGCGATTGACAGTAAAAGGGCATATCAAGGAAATGGCTTTAGTGGATCACAGCATTCTGATAGCGGAATAACCAAAAAATAACCCGGGACGACGTGCTGTTCTCGGGTTTTTTCTTTTCAAATATGTGGTCTGATGGTATAATATTTACTAATCCTTAGTTAAATGATATGAATAGCAAGTATTTATAGATGGGCAACAGAAATAAGGAGTGAAGGAAATGCCAATCAAGATACCCGATAATTTGCCGGCCATCGATGTGCTGGCCCAGGAAAACATCTTCGTCATGGGGGAAGAAAGAGCGGCCCATCAGGACATTCGACCACTGAAAATCGTCATTTTGAACCTGATGCCGACAAAAATCATAACGGAGACCCAGTTGATGCGCCTGCTTGGGAACACCCCCCTTCAAGTGGAGGTGGACCTTTTGAAAACACGTTCCTACGTTTCGAAAAACACGTCGGTGGACCATCTGGAAAACTTCTACAAAACCTTTGATGAAATCAAAGACCGAAAATACGATGGAATGATCATTACCGGAGCTCCGGTGGAAAAACTGGAGTACCAGGAGGTGGAATACTGGGACGAGTTGAAAGAGATCATGGATTGGAGCAAGCACCATGTCTTTTCCACCCTGCATATTTGTTGGGGAGCCCAAGCCGGGTTGTACCATCATTATGGGATCGACAAATTCGACCTGGACCACAAGATGTTCGGCATCTTTCCCCACTATGTCACCAATACGACCACCATGTTGTTGCGGGGATTTGACGATGAATTTTACGCTCCTCACTCCAGACATACGGAAGTGCGAAGGGAAGACATCGAAAAGGTATCGGAATTGGAAATATTGGCAGAGTCCGGGGAAGCTGGGGTCTACCTGATCCGAAGCAGGGACAACAAGCAGGTCTTCGTCACCGGTCATGCAGAATACGACTGGGACACCTTGAAAAATGAGTATGACCGGGACGAGGCCCTTGGGCTGGATGTGGAGGTTCCCGTAAATTACTATCCCGGCGACGATCCGACAAAAATGCCGGTGGTTCGTTGGAGAGGTCATGCCAACCTGTTGTTTTGCAACTGGCTCAACTATTACGTATATCAGGAAACACCTTTCGACTTGAATGAAATCAAATAAGAACAGGAGTGAAGATCATGAAGGACGCTACCTATCGCTTTGAAACGCTGCAGGTCCATGGAGGCCAGGAAGTGGATCCCACCACGGGTTCCAGGGCCGTTCCCATCTACCAGACCACATCCTATGTTTTTGAAAATACGGATGCGGCAGCGGATGTATTTGCCTTGAACAAGGGAGGAAACATTTACACCCGCATCATGAACCCGACAACCGATGTTTTTGAAAAGCGGATGGCCATGCTGGAAGGCGGTGTGGCGGCATTGGCCGTGGCTTCCGGCTCGTCGGCCATTACCTATGCAGTGTTGAACATCGCAAGATCCGGCGACAACATCGTAGCGGCCAGCACCCTGTACGGTGGAACCTATACCTTGTTTGCCAATACCTTGCCCAAGTGGGGCGTTCAAGTCAAATTTGTCGATCCCGATGATCCGACTGCATTTGAAAATGCCATTGACGAGAAAACCAAAGCCGTGTATGTAGAATCCATCGGAAATCCAGGAATCAACCTGGTGGATATGGAAGCTCTTGCCGATGTGGCCCACGGCAAGGGGATCCCTCTGATCGTAGACAATACCTTTGGCACTCCCTACCTCTTCCGGCCCATAGACCATGGTGCGGACATCGTGGTCCATTCCGCCACGAAATTCATTGGCGGACACGGGACCTCCATTGGTGGAGTGATCGTGGATTCGGGAAAATTCGACTGGGCCCAAAACAACAAGTTTGAGGAATTGACCCAACCGGATCCTACCTACAACGGCGTTCGGTATACGGAAACTTTTGGCCCGGCGGCCTATATTGTAAAATGCCGGGTCCAGCTGCTTCGGGATACGGGAGCGGCCATCAGTCCATTTAATGCCTTTTTGTTGCTTCAGGGATTGGAGACCCTGTCCCTGCGGGTGGAGCGTCACGTGGAAAACACCAGAAAGATCGTGGCATTTTTGAAGGATCACCCCAAGGTTTCCTGGGTCAACTACCCGGAATTGGAAGAAAACAAATACCATGAACTCTGCACCAGATATTTTTCGAAAGGCGTG encodes the following:
- the mltG gene encoding endolytic transglycosylase MltG, with the translated sequence MKKIILGLLVLVVAAGATAMLWFNNQIGDTGVHKEPVVFEVPPGTTINGMAEMLEEEELIRNALAFKVYARIQNFSNLQAGHYQIKPGMDMRAIASTIFSGDVIFPDTITVTFPEGKTLDDMAAILAEKTSHTQEEILAVWDGEDFIQSAIDNYWFITEEVLNPDLKFALNGYLFPNTYNFENENVTPEAAAHRLLQEMDKVLTKYKDQIDSSEWTVHEILTMASIVEYEAIFDEDRPIVAGVFYNRLENNMRLQSCATLQMALGIHKPIYNSQDMAVNSPYNTYLVDGLPIGPGNSPGEPSIKAALNPESHNYFYFLSDIYNDSKTYYSETYEQHLQLQNELLR
- a CDS encoding MarR family winged helix-turn-helix transcriptional regulator; the encoded protein is MKEIDRYTAYKAFSEAIRKHYKRLHVLLEEIHVYPGQPPLLFLLDREGGLSQKLLAEKINIKPSTLTTMLKCMEANGLVEKVQDQEDKRVLRVFLTTAGQKTVAAAKKIMNRLSDEMLADFDGEEVELFYNMMEKVKGNLHI
- the rbr gene encoding rubrerythrin, with the protein product MKDLKGTQTEKNLWTAFAGESQARNKYDYFASAAKKEGYEQIKGVFEETALNEKEHAKLWFKYLNGISNTADNLKAAAEGENYEWSDMYKGFAETARAEGFDELADKFEGVAKVEALHEERYLKLLENVKTNTVFAKSTEQVWVCRNCGHVHTGSNAPDECPVCDHPQAHFELRCTNY
- the grxC gene encoding glutaredoxin 3, whose amino-acid sequence is MKKKIKLYTWSYCPYCKRATALLKHKNLAFTEIGIDGDPDAFEKLAAKTGQRSVPFIFIEDEFIGGYDELKALEDQNALEKMVL
- a CDS encoding DUF3786 domain-containing protein, whose protein sequence is MKDDRQGRIPYEHAKALYQKQQPEEIQQRINIPFNEEAGVFTFRLLGEDHGLSWPEGVLTNSRSEVVTSYVIGILVLRYFALGSFATPTGRKVTYKDIPDGSIYYPNFKKRTIDRLAKTFDRDPNLLDQDGKDPGLGDRSLEVELIDHVPVTYVCWEGDDEFAASANILFDESIKHYFNAEDLAVLPDLGIVWLEEKGNLPLDLGMYGG
- a CDS encoding DUF3842 family protein — its product is MKIAVIDGQGGGIGRVVIEKLRAEFEQKVHIIGLGTNALATAAMLKAGANEGGTGENAIMVNAAKADVIVGSIAILVPDALTGELTTNMASAIARSDAKKVFVPMNKCDIYIAGVANEPLPHYIDYCIKIIKDF
- a CDS encoding CooT family nickel-binding protein, which produces MCESNVYLVDQQGEKTLVMESVDKVIPKEGDVYLENIFGERLTVKGHIKEMALVDHSILIAE
- the metA gene encoding homoserine O-acetyltransferase MetA, coding for MPIKIPDNLPAIDVLAQENIFVMGEERAAHQDIRPLKIVILNLMPTKIITETQLMRLLGNTPLQVEVDLLKTRSYVSKNTSVDHLENFYKTFDEIKDRKYDGMIITGAPVEKLEYQEVEYWDELKEIMDWSKHHVFSTLHICWGAQAGLYHHYGIDKFDLDHKMFGIFPHYVTNTTTMLLRGFDDEFYAPHSRHTEVRREDIEKVSELEILAESGEAGVYLIRSRDNKQVFVTGHAEYDWDTLKNEYDRDEALGLDVEVPVNYYPGDDPTKMPVVRWRGHANLLFCNWLNYYVYQETPFDLNEIK
- a CDS encoding O-acetylhomoserine aminocarboxypropyltransferase/cysteine synthase family protein; its protein translation is MKDATYRFETLQVHGGQEVDPTTGSRAVPIYQTTSYVFENTDAAADVFALNKGGNIYTRIMNPTTDVFEKRMAMLEGGVAALAVASGSSAITYAVLNIARSGDNIVAASTLYGGTYTLFANTLPKWGVQVKFVDPDDPTAFENAIDEKTKAVYVESIGNPGINLVDMEALADVAHGKGIPLIVDNTFGTPYLFRPIDHGADIVVHSATKFIGGHGTSIGGVIVDSGKFDWAQNNKFEELTQPDPTYNGVRYTETFGPAAYIVKCRVQLLRDTGAAISPFNAFLLLQGLETLSLRVERHVENTRKIVAFLKDHPKVSWVNYPELEENKYHELCTRYFSKGVGSIFTFGVKGGVREGKRFIDSLKIFSLLANVADAKSLVIHPASTTHAQLTPEEQERAGVKADMIRISIGIENVDDLIDDLDQALNSM